The sequence below is a genomic window from Micromonospora aurantiaca ATCC 27029.
GGCCGGGAGGCGGTCGCGAGGACATCTTCCGCTAGGAGAGATCAGCCGTGTCTGACGTGCTGTTCGTGTTGCTGACGGTGGGGCTGTTCGCGGCTCTCGCCCTCGTGGTGAGGGGCGTGGAGAAGCTGTGAGCGCCGTCAACGCCGTCGGCCTGGTGCTGGCGATCGGCCTGGGCGTGTTCCTGGTCGCCGCCCTGCTGTTCCCGGAGCGCTTCTGATGAGCATGACGACAGCCGGCGTGCTCTTCGTCCTGTCGCTGGTGGCGGCGCTCGTCGCCGTGCACCGGCTGTTCGGCGACTACATGCACCGCGTGGTCGCCGGAACCCGGTCGTCCCGGGTCGAGC
It includes:
- the kdpF gene encoding K(+)-transporting ATPase subunit F; the protein is MSAVNAVGLVLAIGLGVFLVAALLFPERF